The region GCCAGGGCGCCGCCGAGCCTGCCCAGTGTCGGCCCCATCTGGTCGGAGGAGCCCGCGTCAACGAGAACCAGTTTCTCGCCGGTGTTCAGAAGGAACGCGTTGATCGGCAGGCGGTAGCCCGAACCTTCCACAAAAGCTTCCTTGCGCAGGCTTTTGGCGATGTCTTCATCGTGCCCGAGGACCTGCTCTGAACCGATATCCAGGTATCCGTCCAACAAGGCCGTTACTTCAAAGGACCCGACCTTTCGGCGAATTGCGCCGGCCATTGGCTGACCTGCCAGCGGCGCGCTTGCACTTGCAGAGGAAACGGAAAGGCCTCCGGCGGCGACCAGCGCAGAGCCTGCTGCCAACGTCGATGCGCCAGTCAAAAAACCGCGACGATCCAATCTTGTGCTTGCTTCAGACATTTCAAATACCTCACTGCCATGTGTGACCGCAACGCAACCAACGCATTGCCTGAATTGCCACGACTGAGAGGTGATCTATTTCTTTTGATTTTGAAGCAGGCCGTTCCTTATATTTCTTATTCGCCTTGCTTATATATAAACGATGGACAAGATCGCTACCCTCTCCAGTTTTGTCGCCGCCGTTGATCTGGGCAGCTTTTCCGCTGCCGCCAACTCGCTCGGCATCTCGCAGCCAGCAGTCAGCCAACAGGTGCGAGCACTGGAGCGGCAACTCGGAGCACGTCTGCTGAACCGGACGACCCGGCGTTTGGCGACCACGGAAGCCGGTGAGCGCTATTACATTCATGCGAGAGATATTCTTGAGCGACTGACCGAGGCCGATCAATCGGTCCGTCGTTTCGATGATGAGATGACCGGCTGCTTGTCGATCGGTGCGGCGCCGGGGTTCAGCGAAGGTCTGCTCGCTGACTTCTTCATCGGCTTTCAGAAGCGAAATCCGAAGCTATGCCTGAATCTCTCTCTTTCGGACAATTTTCAGGACCTGATCCATGAGGGGCTGGATGTCGCCATTCGGCTTGGCGATATCCGCGACGACCGGCTGATCGTGAAAAAGCTCGGGCTGGCCGAGCGCAGCCTTGCGGCCTCTCCCGAATACCTGGACACCCATGGCAGGCCAGAAGTGCCCGAAGATCTGGTGCGCCATCGCTATCTGCTCTACTCGCAGCTCCAGACGGGGCATGACGTGCCCTTGACCGATACTGACGGCGAACGGCGAACCGTTCGCATCACACCGACCCTGCGCGCCAACAATTCCTCCCTGCTCCGCCGTGCGGCGCTTGCAGGCCTCGGGATCGGCCTGGCCCAAAACTGGTTGCTGGACCCACTCGTGAAGGAGGGCCAGCTCGAGTATGTCCTGCCCGAATGGAGCTATGCGCCTCAGCCGGTTCATGCGGTTTACCCCTCGAACCGCTACATCCCGTTGAAAGTCCGTCATTTCGTTGAGGAGATTTCCAGCTTCTTCATCGAGCAAGGAGCGGTCGAAAACCGCTGAGCGAACCATTGCCCTATAAAAAGCTTTTTAGATGCATGGTCTTATTCGTATGCCGCCGGGAAATGCGAGTTGTCCACAAAAGCGCCCGCGAGTTTCCGTTAGGATGCGCAATCAGCACACGAAAACAGGGCCTTAACTCACGGTTTTTTTGTAGGCACGCTTGAATTTTGGGCGGAAGTGTATGGAATAGGGGCGTCGGGTAAAGAATGGCGTTGTGAAGCCACATCAGCCCTCAACAGTTATCAGGGGATTTTTACATGCGTATTAAGCATTTGGCAGCGGCAACCGCTCTCGTTTTGGCCGCGGTCGGCGGTGCGGAAGCGAAAGACTGGTCCAAGGTCCGTATTGGAACAGAAGGCGCCTATCCTCCCTTCAACTCGCTTACCGCCGACGGCAAGCTGGTCGGTTTCGACATCGACATTGCCGACGCACTTTGCGAGGAAATGAAGGTCGAATGCGAATTCGTCGTTCAGGACTGGGATGGCATGATCCCCGCTCTTCAGGCCGGCAAGTTCGACGCAGTGATTGCCTCCATGTCGATCACCGAAGAGCGCCTGCAGAAGGTCGACTTCACCAACAAATACTACAACACTGGTCCTGCGATCGCGGTCCCCAAAGACAGCGCGCTCACCGGCACCACTGACGAAGCGTTGAAGGGTGCGCTTCTGGGCGCTCAGTCTTCGACAACCCATTCGAACTATGCGGAAGAAAAGTTCCCTTCCGCCGATCTCAAACTCTACCCGACCCCGGATGAGTACAAGCTCGACGTCGCCAGCGGCCGCATCGACGCCGTGATCGATGATGTTGTTGTTCTCTCGGACTGGCTCAAGAGCGATGATGGCGCTTGCTGCAAGCTTCTCGGAGCCCTGACGCCGGATCCGGAAATCAACGGCATTGGCGCCGGCATCGCGATCCGCAAGGAAGACAGCGACCTGAAGGCCAAGTTCAACACGGCCATCGAAGGCATCATTGCCAGCGGCAAATACAAGGAAATCAACGACAAGCACTTTGATTTCGACGTCTACGGCGGTTAACACCGGTCTCGAGATTGATCTTGGGCGCGGCACCATCCGGCCGCTGCGCCCATCATCTCGCTGAAACAACATCCGGAGAG is a window of Labrenzia sp. CE80 DNA encoding:
- a CDS encoding LysR family transcriptional regulator; translated protein: MDKIATLSSFVAAVDLGSFSAAANSLGISQPAVSQQVRALERQLGARLLNRTTRRLATTEAGERYYIHARDILERLTEADQSVRRFDDEMTGCLSIGAAPGFSEGLLADFFIGFQKRNPKLCLNLSLSDNFQDLIHEGLDVAIRLGDIRDDRLIVKKLGLAERSLAASPEYLDTHGRPEVPEDLVRHRYLLYSQLQTGHDVPLTDTDGERRTVRITPTLRANNSSLLRRAALAGLGIGLAQNWLLDPLVKEGQLEYVLPEWSYAPQPVHAVYPSNRYIPLKVRHFVEEISSFFIEQGAVENR
- a CDS encoding ABC transporter substrate-binding protein; translated protein: MRIKHLAAATALVLAAVGGAEAKDWSKVRIGTEGAYPPFNSLTADGKLVGFDIDIADALCEEMKVECEFVVQDWDGMIPALQAGKFDAVIASMSITEERLQKVDFTNKYYNTGPAIAVPKDSALTGTTDEALKGALLGAQSSTTHSNYAEEKFPSADLKLYPTPDEYKLDVASGRIDAVIDDVVVLSDWLKSDDGACCKLLGALTPDPEINGIGAGIAIRKEDSDLKAKFNTAIEGIIASGKYKEINDKHFDFDVYGG